From the genome of Bos taurus isolate L1 Dominette 01449 registration number 42190680 breed Hereford chromosome 2, ARS-UCD2.0, whole genome shotgun sequence, one region includes:
- the LOC101902790 gene encoding large ribosomal subunit protein eL42-like: MSGIFHCEVFFPCSTSLLGLLSNRKSTELSFCAGISLANMVDVPKTHWTLCKKCGKHQPHKVTQYKKGKDSLYAQGKRRYDGKQSGYGGQTKPVFRKKAKTTKKIVLRLECAEPKCRSKRILAIKRCKHFELGGDKKRKGQVISFELHILFYY, encoded by the coding sequence ATGTCAGGCATTTTCCACTGTGAGGTTTTCTTCCCTTGTTCCACTTCTTTATTGGGTCTTTTATCCAATAGAAAATCGACTGAGCTTTCTTTCTGTGCTGGTATCAGTCTCGCAAACATGGTGGACGTTCCAAAAACCCACTGGACTTTGTGTAAGAAGTGTGGGAAGCACCAGCCCCACAAAGTGACACAGTACAAGAAGGGCAAGGATTCTCTGTATGCCCAGGGAAAGCGGCGTTATGACGGGAAACAGAGTGGTTATGGTGGGCAGACTAAGCCAGTTTTCCGGAAAAAGgctaaaactacaaagaagattgtACTGAGGCTTGAATGTGCTGAGCCCAAATGTAGATCGAAGAGGATCCTGGCTATTAAGAGATGCAAGCATTTTGAGCTGGGAGGTGATAAGAAGAGAAAGGGCCAGGTGATCAGTTTTGAGcttcatattttgttttattattaa